In Deinococcus gobiensis I-0, one genomic interval encodes:
- a CDS encoding discoidin domain-containing protein, with the protein MAAGAAFDGNTGTRWSSAFADPQWIQVDLGSVRSLCRVSLQWEAAYGKAFQIQVSNDGAAWTTLYSTTSGAGGTQSLNVSGSGRYVRLYGTARATGYGYSLYEFGVFGAGG; encoded by the coding sequence ATGGCGGCGGGCGCGGCTTTCGACGGCAATACGGGGACCCGCTGGTCGAGCGCGTTCGCCGACCCGCAGTGGATTCAGGTGGACCTGGGCAGCGTGCGCTCCCTGTGCCGGGTCTCGCTCCAGTGGGAGGCGGCCTACGGCAAGGCCTTCCAGATTCAGGTGTCGAACGACGGCGCGGCCTGGACCACCCTGTACTCCACGACCAGCGGCGCGGGGGGCACCCAGAGCCTGAATGTCAGCGGCAGTGGGCGCTACGTGCGGCTGTACGGCACGGCGCGCGCGACCGGCTACGGCTACTCGCTCTACGAGTTCGGGGTGTTCGGCGCGGGCGGGTAA
- a CDS encoding ATP-binding protein, producing MTSAELALTPRQLQAIIDANGDCIKVLDLDARLLSMNLGGLQVMEIPDFQQCQYNLLTAFWEGEGRAQLDAALDAARAGETRSFEGAARTFAGTPKWWSMTVSPLRDDHGHITHLLSTSRDITARKQAEAAQAAAQAQLAQHAQTLEQQVQAQTRALEERTAALDAFVSFTEAVGTETDTHRLAAQAVTAVQAQLRDVSVAYYELDADMAVWRGVVWSEDVSPDVVAQMQGGVPLDAPAFAETVQRGEPVFIGGWDAEGNALSEATMYGAAGFIPLLIGTEPRGIFAVGKRGAESWPERDQAIVRAVARGLGLSLERAAQAGQLRQQRDDLNRRTQELETLLELTEDLGEMPDPVALVARAQMLVLRLLPPGFAAYYEVQEGRWQLRAQTGESGSAVLQAQMEAGFPVGQTPSFDQIAQTGRPAFVDSYDPATDIDPEVAQSVAAHATLPLLIGGQVRGLFNVPLFDSRAWTLADQAILLTTVRHLGAVLERVERQVQLVRSNAELQAANQELEAFTYSVSHDLRTPVRHVEGFSALARRELTRQDPVRAERHLDIVTDAAGRMNMLLDAMLTLSRAGRAVLNLQAVPLGTLVDQAVNDVTLAFPDRPVAWTIGPLPIVQGDAATLQQVVRHLLENAVKYSQQEEAIQVQVWVEDREQEWAVLVRDNGVGFDPQYASKLFGAFQRLHTQQEFSGTGIGLATVKRIVTRHGGRVWAEGTLGEGATFGFSLPKTAPPPAR from the coding sequence ATGACGTCTGCCGAACTTGCCCTGACCCCCAGGCAACTTCAGGCCATCATCGACGCCAACGGTGACTGCATCAAAGTGCTGGACCTTGATGCCCGTCTCCTTTCCATGAACCTCGGCGGTCTCCAGGTCATGGAGATCCCCGACTTCCAGCAGTGCCAATACAACCTCCTGACCGCGTTCTGGGAAGGAGAAGGCCGCGCACAGCTCGACGCCGCCCTCGACGCCGCACGCGCCGGAGAAACCCGCAGCTTCGAGGGAGCCGCGCGGACCTTCGCGGGCACGCCCAAGTGGTGGAGCATGACCGTCTCTCCCCTGCGGGACGATCACGGGCACATCACCCACCTGCTCTCGACCTCCCGGGACATCACCGCCCGCAAACAGGCCGAGGCGGCCCAGGCGGCGGCCCAGGCCCAGCTGGCGCAGCATGCACAGACCCTCGAACAACAGGTCCAGGCGCAGACACGGGCCCTGGAAGAGCGGACGGCCGCGCTGGACGCCTTCGTGAGTTTCACCGAGGCGGTCGGTACCGAAACCGACACCCACCGCCTGGCCGCGCAGGCCGTCACGGCGGTCCAGGCCCAGCTCCGGGACGTGAGCGTGGCGTATTACGAACTCGACGCCGATATGGCCGTCTGGCGGGGGGTCGTGTGGTCCGAAGACGTCAGCCCGGACGTCGTGGCGCAGATGCAAGGAGGCGTGCCCCTGGACGCCCCCGCTTTCGCAGAGACCGTCCAGCGCGGGGAACCCGTCTTTATCGGGGGCTGGGACGCCGAGGGCAACGCCCTGTCCGAGGCAACGATGTACGGCGCGGCCGGGTTCATTCCCCTGTTGATCGGCACAGAGCCGCGGGGAATCTTCGCCGTGGGGAAACGTGGGGCCGAGTCGTGGCCCGAGCGCGATCAGGCCATCGTGCGCGCGGTCGCCCGTGGGCTGGGCCTCAGCCTGGAACGCGCCGCCCAGGCGGGTCAGCTGCGGCAGCAGCGGGATGACCTGAACCGCCGCACCCAGGAACTCGAAACCCTGCTGGAACTGACCGAGGACCTGGGCGAGATGCCGGATCCGGTGGCGCTGGTCGCGCGCGCCCAGATGCTGGTGCTGCGCCTGCTGCCGCCGGGCTTCGCCGCGTACTACGAGGTGCAGGAGGGCCGGTGGCAGCTGCGCGCCCAGACGGGCGAATCGGGATCGGCCGTCCTGCAGGCCCAGATGGAGGCGGGCTTTCCCGTCGGCCAGACGCCCAGCTTCGACCAGATCGCGCAGACGGGACGACCGGCCTTCGTCGACAGCTACGACCCGGCGACGGACATCGATCCCGAAGTGGCGCAGAGCGTGGCGGCGCACGCCACCCTCCCCCTCCTGATCGGTGGACAGGTGCGGGGGCTGTTCAACGTGCCGCTGTTCGACTCGCGGGCGTGGACGCTGGCCGACCAGGCGATCCTGCTGACGACCGTGCGACATCTGGGGGCGGTGCTCGAACGGGTCGAGCGGCAGGTCCAACTGGTGCGGTCGAATGCGGAACTGCAGGCGGCCAACCAGGAGCTGGAAGCCTTTACCTACAGCGTGTCGCATGACCTGCGCACGCCGGTCCGGCATGTCGAGGGCTTCTCTGCGCTGGCCCGCCGCGAACTGACCCGCCAGGACCCCGTGCGGGCCGAGCGGCACCTCGACATCGTGACGGACGCCGCGGGGCGCATGAACATGCTGCTGGACGCCATGCTGACCCTGTCCAGAGCGGGCCGGGCCGTCCTGAATCTCCAGGCGGTCCCTCTGGGCACCCTGGTCGATCAGGCCGTGAACGACGTGACACTGGCCTTCCCGGACCGGCCGGTCGCCTGGACCATCGGGCCGCTGCCCATCGTGCAGGGCGACGCGGCGACGCTTCAGCAGGTGGTGCGGCATCTCCTGGAGAACGCGGTGAAGTACAGCCAGCAGGAAGAGGCGATCCAGGTGCAGGTCTGGGTGGAAGACCGGGAGCAGGAGTGGGCGGTCCTGGTGCGGGACAACGGGGTGGGCTTCGATCCCCAGTACGCCTCAAAGCTGTTCGGGGCATTTCAGCGCCTGCACACCCAGCAGGAGTTTTCGGGAACGGGCATCGGGCTGGCGACGGTCAAGCGGATCGTCACGCGGCACGGGGGACGGGTATGGGCCGAGGGCACCCTGGGAGAAGGGGCGACCTTCGGCTTTTCCCTGCCGAAGACTGCGCCCCCTCCGGCCCGCTGA